The Coffea arabica cultivar ET-39 chromosome 9e, Coffea Arabica ET-39 HiFi, whole genome shotgun sequence genome has a window encoding:
- the LOC113709919 gene encoding retrovirus-related Pol polyprotein from transposon RE1 isoform X3 — MSIENSFGSSPTETSAIKFTGKNYAAWEFQFRMFLKGKDLCGHIDGTSPAPKNEKELGQWEAKDARIISWILASVEAHMVNNLRSFGTAREMWGFLQRIYHQNNTARRFQLEHEISTFSQGNLSIEQYYSGFINLWSEYTGLIYSKVPKEALGSLQQVHEVSMRDQFLMKLRSEFEVTRGGLLNRNPVPSLDVCLGELLREEQRLATQSVLSASGGTSEVVNVAYAAQGRNKGKGSMQCYSCKELGHIAHNCVPDPTVIGPTLTTTSTNQAVITPEMVQQMILTAFSALGLQGQGKTISSTWFVDSGASNHMTGSTDSLQNLQQYTGRQNIQIANGSNLPITAIGDLGHSFRHVFVAPKLATSLISVGQLVDDNCTVNFSRDGCRVQDQMSGKVIARGPKVGRLCPLQFAIPKPLSLASMIVENKVDVWHRRLGHPNNVILSNLMKCGLLEQKDQCSTHALSLDCSACKLGKSKTLLFPTYGSRANACFEIIHSDVWGITPVISHAHYRYFVTFIDDYSRFTWIYFLRTKAEVFTVFQTFVAYIETQFSTTIKIFQSDNGGEYVSHNFQAFLQHKGILSQRSCPYTPQQNGVAERKNRHLLDIVRTLLLQSTMPSKFWVEALTTAVYLINRLPSQQLGFDSPYYRLFGVHPDYHMLHPFGCVCFVHLPPHERHKLTAQSVRCAFMGYSTTQKGFLCYDVVANRFHVSRNVIFFEHEYYFQQHVLPFKRVLLPSFDDISPPIERFKPGIVYQRRRAPSSQILPDPEPIPAPVVLRRSSRIRQPPARYGFSATLANTAVPTSYSQATKHACWVKAMQEFHALQENHTWDIIPCPSGVKPIGCKWIYSIKLRSDGSLDRYKARVVTLGNKQEYGINYEETFAPVAKMTTVRLILAIAASKGWSLRQMDVKNAFLHGDFKEEIYMTPPSGLFFTPSFDVCKLKRSLYGLK; from the exons ATGTCTATTGAGAATTCTTTTGGAAGCTCCCCTACAGAGACTTCGGCTATCAAATTTACAGGAAAGAATTATGCGGCCTGGGAATTTCAATTCAGAATGTTTCTGAAAGGGAAGGACCTTTGTGGTCACATTGATGGGACTTCTCCTGCTCCCAAAAATGAGAAAGAACTTGGTCAATGGGAGGCAAAGGATGCTAGAATTATTTCTTGGATTTTAGCCTCCGTTGAAGCCCATATGGTGAACAATTTGCGTTCATTTGGTACAGCTAGGGAGATGTGGGGTTTTCTGCAACGcatatatcatcaaaataataCTGCACGACGATTTCAGCTTGAACATGAGATTAGTACCTTCAGTCAAGGTAATCTCTCTATTGAGCAATATTATTCTGGATTTATTAACTTATGGAGCGAATATACTGGTCTTATCTACTCTAAGGTACCTAAGGAGGCCTTAGGCAGCCTTCAACAGGTTCATGAAGTTAGTATGCGTGATCAATTTTTGATGAAACTGAGATCAGAATTTGAGGTTACTCGGGGTGGATTGCTGAATAGAAATCCGGTTCCTTCTTTGGATGTTTGTCTTGGTGAATTATTACGGGAAGAACAGCGATTGGCTACACAATCTGTTCTAAGTGCATCTGGAGGGACATCAGAAGTTGTCAATGTTGCTTATGCTGCACAAGGGAGGAATAAAGGAAAGGGATCAATGCAGTGCTACAGCTGCAAGGAGCTTGGACATATTGCTCACAACTGTG TTCCAGATCCTACTGTTATTGGTCCTACACTTACAACCACAAGCACCAATCAGGCTGTTATTACTCCAGAAATGGTCCAACAGATGATTCTCACAGCATTTTCTGCCCTTGGGCTTCAGGGCCAAGGTAAGACAATCTCTTCTACTTGGTTTGTTGATTCTGGAGCATCCAATCATATGACCGGCTCTACTGATTCGTTACAGAATTTGCAGCAGTATACTGGTAGACAAAATATACAGATTGCTAATGGTAGTAATCTTCCAATTACAGCCATTGGTGATCTTGGACATTCTTTTCGTCATGTTTTTGTCGCTCCTAAGTTGGCTACTAGTTTAATTTCTGTTGGTCAGTTGGTGGATGATAACTGTACTGTCAACTTCTCTCGTGATGGTTGTCGTGTGCAGGATCAGATGTCGGGGAAGGTGATCGCAAGGGGGCCTAAAGTGGGAAGATTATGTCCGTTGCAATTTGCTATTCCTAAACCTTTATCTTTAGCTTCTATGATTGTTGAAAATAAGGTTGACGTTTGGCATAGGCGATTAGGTCATCCAAATAATGTGATACTATCTAATTTGATGAAGTGTGGTCTTCTTGAACAAAAAGATCAGTGTTCTACTCATGCATTGTCTCTTGATTGTTCTGCTTGTAAGTTAGGAAAGAGCAAAACTTTACTTTTTCCTACTTATGGTAGTCGTGCTAATGCATGTTTTGAGATAATACATAGTGATGTTTGGGGCATTACTCCTGTCATTTCACATGCGCATTATAGATATTTTGTGACGTTCATTGATGACTATAGTCGGTTCACATGGATATATTTTTTGCGCACCAAAGCTGAGGTATTTACtgtttttcaaacttttgtggCTTATATTGAGACACAATTTTCCACAACTATTAAGATTTTCCAATCTGATAATGGTGGCGAATATGTGTCACATAACTTTCAAGCCTTCTTGCAACATAAAGGCATTCTCTCTCAGCGATCATGTCCTTATACGCCCCAACAGAATGGGGTGGCTGAGCGTAAAAACCGTCACTTGTTGGATATTGTTCGAACATTACTCTTACAGTCTACAATGCCGTCTAAATTTTGGGTTGAAGCTTTGACAACTGCAGTATATTTGATTAATCGTCTGCCTTCTCAACAATTGGGTTTTGACTCTCCTTATTATCGCCTTTTTGGTGTCCATCCTGATTATCACATGTTACACCCATTTGGCTGTGTTTGTTTTGTTCACTTGCCACCTCATGAGCGTCACAAGCTTACAGCCCAATCAGTTCGGTGTGCTTTTATGGGTTATAGCACTACTCAGAAAGGATTTTTATGCTATGATGTTGTTGCTAATCGTTTCCATGTTTCTAGAAATGTAATTTTCTTTGAGCATGAGTACTATTTTCAGCAGCATGTTTTACCTTTCAAGCGTGTCCTTCTTCCTAGCTTTGATGATATCTCGCCACCAATTGAGCGTTTTAAACCCGGCATTGTCTATCAACGGCGCAGGGCTCCATCATCTCAAATCCTTCCCGACCCAGAACCAATACCTGCTCCAGTGGTTCTTCGAAGATCTTCTCGTATCCGTCAACCTCCTGCTAGGTATGGCTTCTCTGCTACTTTAGCTAATACTGCAGTTCCTACCTCTTATTCTcaagcaactaagcatgcatgTTGGGTAAAAGCTATGCAAGAATTTCATGCTCTCCAGGAGAACCATACTTGGGATATTATTCCATGTCCTAGTGGTGTTAAGCCCATTGGTTGTAAGTGGATTTATTCCATTAAGCTACGGTCTGATGGCTCACTTGATCGATATAAAGCgagggtggtgacacttggtaATAAACAAGAATATGGAATAAATTATGAGGAGACATTTGCCCCCGTCGCAAAGATGACAACAGTACGCCTTATTCTAGCTATTGCTGCTTCTAAGGGCTGGTCATTGcgacaaatggatgttaagaaTGCCTTTTTGCATGGGGattttaaagaagaaatttaTATGACTCCACCATCAGGGTTATTTTTTACACCTTCATTTGATGTTTGTAAGTTGAAACGATCACTCTATGGTTTGAAATAG
- the LOC113709919 gene encoding retrovirus-related Pol polyprotein from transposon RE1 isoform X4, with protein sequence MSIENSFGSSPTETSAIKFTGKNYAAWEFQFRMFLKGKDLCGHIDGTSPAPKNEKELGQWEAKDARIISWILASVEAHMVNNLRSFGTAREMWGFLQRIYHQNNTARRFQLEHEISTFSQGNLSIEQYYSGFINLWSEYTGLIYSKVPKEALGSLQQVHEVSMRDQFLMKLRSEFEVTRGGLLNRNPVPSLDVCLGELLREEQRLATQSVLSASGGTSEVVNVAYAAQGRNKGKGSMQCYSCKELGHIAHNCGKKFCNYCKQNGHIIKDCPTRPENRRAQAFHVAVPDPTVIGPTLTTTSTNQAVITPEMVQQMILTAFSALGLQGQGKTISSTWFVDSGASNHMTGSTDSLQNLQQYTGRQNIQIANGSNLPITAIGDLGHSFRHVFVAPKLATSLISVGQLVDDNCTVNFSRDGCRVQDQMSGKVIARGPKVGRLCPLQFAIPKPLSLASMIVENKVDVWHRRLGHPNNVILSNLMKCGLLEQKDQCSTHALSLDCSACKLGKSKTLLFPTYGSRANACFEIIHSDVWGITPVISHAHYRYFVTFIDDYSRFTWIYFLRTKAEVFTVFQTFVAYIETQFSTTIKIFQSDNGGEYVSHNFQAFLQHKGILSQRSCPYTPQQNGVAERKNRHLLDIVRTLLLQSTMPSKFWVEALTTAVYLINRLPSQQLGFDSPYYRLFGVHPDYHMLHPFGCVCFVHLPPHERHKLTAQSVRCAFMGYSTTQKGFLCYDVVANRFHVSRNVIFFEHEYYFQQHVLPFKRVLLPSFDDISPPIERFKPGIVYQRRRAPSSQILPDPEPIPAPVVLRRSSRIRQPPASQMCRENKERSQIHLAWRERQSCHNCHGIGRTNFPHLTILPKGAWPKW encoded by the coding sequence ATGTCTATTGAGAATTCTTTTGGAAGCTCCCCTACAGAGACTTCGGCTATCAAATTTACAGGAAAGAATTATGCGGCCTGGGAATTTCAATTCAGAATGTTTCTGAAAGGGAAGGACCTTTGTGGTCACATTGATGGGACTTCTCCTGCTCCCAAAAATGAGAAAGAACTTGGTCAATGGGAGGCAAAGGATGCTAGAATTATTTCTTGGATTTTAGCCTCCGTTGAAGCCCATATGGTGAACAATTTGCGTTCATTTGGTACAGCTAGGGAGATGTGGGGTTTTCTGCAACGcatatatcatcaaaataataCTGCACGACGATTTCAGCTTGAACATGAGATTAGTACCTTCAGTCAAGGTAATCTCTCTATTGAGCAATATTATTCTGGATTTATTAACTTATGGAGCGAATATACTGGTCTTATCTACTCTAAGGTACCTAAGGAGGCCTTAGGCAGCCTTCAACAGGTTCATGAAGTTAGTATGCGTGATCAATTTTTGATGAAACTGAGATCAGAATTTGAGGTTACTCGGGGTGGATTGCTGAATAGAAATCCGGTTCCTTCTTTGGATGTTTGTCTTGGTGAATTATTACGGGAAGAACAGCGATTGGCTACACAATCTGTTCTAAGTGCATCTGGAGGGACATCAGAAGTTGTCAATGTTGCTTATGCTGCACAAGGGAGGAATAAAGGAAAGGGATCAATGCAGTGCTACAGCTGCAAGGAGCTTGGACATATTGCTCACAACTGTGGTAAGAAATTTTGTAATTACTGTAAACAGAATGGACATATTATCAAGGACTGTCCTACACGACCAGAAAACAGGCGAGCTCAAGCTTTTCACGTTGCAGTTCCAGATCCTACTGTTATTGGTCCTACACTTACAACCACAAGCACCAATCAGGCTGTTATTACTCCAGAAATGGTCCAACAGATGATTCTCACAGCATTTTCTGCCCTTGGGCTTCAGGGCCAAGGTAAGACAATCTCTTCTACTTGGTTTGTTGATTCTGGAGCATCCAATCATATGACCGGCTCTACTGATTCGTTACAGAATTTGCAGCAGTATACTGGTAGACAAAATATACAGATTGCTAATGGTAGTAATCTTCCAATTACAGCCATTGGTGATCTTGGACATTCTTTTCGTCATGTTTTTGTCGCTCCTAAGTTGGCTACTAGTTTAATTTCTGTTGGTCAGTTGGTGGATGATAACTGTACTGTCAACTTCTCTCGTGATGGTTGTCGTGTGCAGGATCAGATGTCGGGGAAGGTGATCGCAAGGGGGCCTAAAGTGGGAAGATTATGTCCGTTGCAATTTGCTATTCCTAAACCTTTATCTTTAGCTTCTATGATTGTTGAAAATAAGGTTGACGTTTGGCATAGGCGATTAGGTCATCCAAATAATGTGATACTATCTAATTTGATGAAGTGTGGTCTTCTTGAACAAAAAGATCAGTGTTCTACTCATGCATTGTCTCTTGATTGTTCTGCTTGTAAGTTAGGAAAGAGCAAAACTTTACTTTTTCCTACTTATGGTAGTCGTGCTAATGCATGTTTTGAGATAATACATAGTGATGTTTGGGGCATTACTCCTGTCATTTCACATGCGCATTATAGATATTTTGTGACGTTCATTGATGACTATAGTCGGTTCACATGGATATATTTTTTGCGCACCAAAGCTGAGGTATTTACtgtttttcaaacttttgtggCTTATATTGAGACACAATTTTCCACAACTATTAAGATTTTCCAATCTGATAATGGTGGCGAATATGTGTCACATAACTTTCAAGCCTTCTTGCAACATAAAGGCATTCTCTCTCAGCGATCATGTCCTTATACGCCCCAACAGAATGGGGTGGCTGAGCGTAAAAACCGTCACTTGTTGGATATTGTTCGAACATTACTCTTACAGTCTACAATGCCGTCTAAATTTTGGGTTGAAGCTTTGACAACTGCAGTATATTTGATTAATCGTCTGCCTTCTCAACAATTGGGTTTTGACTCTCCTTATTATCGCCTTTTTGGTGTCCATCCTGATTATCACATGTTACACCCATTTGGCTGTGTTTGTTTTGTTCACTTGCCACCTCATGAGCGTCACAAGCTTACAGCCCAATCAGTTCGGTGTGCTTTTATGGGTTATAGCACTACTCAGAAAGGATTTTTATGCTATGATGTTGTTGCTAATCGTTTCCATGTTTCTAGAAATGTAATTTTCTTTGAGCATGAGTACTATTTTCAGCAGCATGTTTTACCTTTCAAGCGTGTCCTTCTTCCTAGCTTTGATGATATCTCGCCACCAATTGAGCGTTTTAAACCCGGCATTGTCTATCAACGGCGCAGGGCTCCATCATCTCAAATCCTTCCCGACCCAGAACCAATACCTGCTCCAGTGGTTCTTCGAAGATCTTCTCGTATCCGTCAACCTCCTGCTAG